In a single window of the Campylobacter hyointestinalis subsp. lawsonii genome:
- a CDS encoding heavy metal translocating P-type ATPase yields the protein MGKFKCLHCKSEFDTSGAILDENGNEFCCNGCKNVFAFLSSNGLDEFYDRLGKQTHIKAKKVEEFKDESSKSFYKNYVKNSNGFCEIYLIIEGIHCSACVWLNEKVLSNLNGIVEIEINTASNKAHIKWDDSIVKLPEILNMIMAIGYNPVPYDPNKAEARASQKRREFYAKMLTGLFCTMNIMWIAVALYSGYFSGMSSEIKDILHFAEFVLSSPVLFYTGSEFFKSAYLGLKNKRVGMDLSVAVGASMAYFYSVYAMLSRSGEVYFDSVAMIITFVFIGKFLEVISKKRAIDNLDSLSGMLVSEVSVKNGDDYELKSVNDVKIGDILALRQSERVQIDGVVKSGVGSFDYSSLSGESLPVLLKSGDEIISGAICVDGALEYEAKKTFESSMLSKIISLLENASFKKPRIEEFANQISGKFSIVILLLGMLTFIFWSFNSSVSNAVIIAVSVIIIACPCALSLATPVASLIGLGVSLKKGVIFKEARILESLAKCKCIVFDKTGTLTKAKLTLVKATKFEEFDENLLYSLLSVSTHPVSVALKSSLEGKIYPLQEVQNVLARGVKAKFNGISLVGGSSEFMRELGIYADFSDANYCFAINGRVVALFELEDELKSDAKDVITKLIDSGFKVVMLTGDDKKVAKKVAKTLGIDEFYAGVDPIRKSAIIKELNLNMPTVMVGDGINDSVALSLASVGICLGSGAAISVEKSDVILLNDNLSSLKDAIDISRYTFKAIKQNLAFSLIYNAITVPLAMAGFIIPLFAALSMSFSSVIVVLNSSKIKFKG from the coding sequence ATGGGTAAATTTAAATGTCTGCATTGTAAAAGCGAGTTTGATACTAGTGGTGCGATTTTAGACGAAAATGGCAATGAATTTTGCTGTAATGGTTGTAAAAATGTATTTGCTTTTTTGAGTTCAAATGGGCTTGATGAGTTTTACGATAGGCTTGGAAAACAGACGCATATAAAAGCAAAAAAAGTAGAAGAGTTTAAAGATGAGTCTAGTAAAAGTTTTTACAAAAATTATGTTAAAAATAGCAACGGCTTTTGCGAAATTTATCTTATCATAGAAGGAATTCACTGCTCAGCTTGCGTATGGCTAAATGAAAAAGTTTTATCAAATTTAAATGGCATAGTCGAAATAGAAATAAATACCGCATCAAATAAGGCTCACATAAAATGGGACGATAGCATAGTAAAATTGCCTGAAATTTTAAATATGATTATGGCTATTGGCTACAATCCTGTGCCTTATGACCCAAACAAAGCAGAGGCAAGAGCTTCGCAAAAAAGAAGGGAATTTTATGCAAAAATGCTTACTGGGCTTTTTTGCACGATGAATATAATGTGGATCGCAGTAGCACTTTACTCTGGATATTTTAGCGGAATGAGTAGTGAGATAAAAGACATCTTGCATTTTGCTGAGTTTGTTCTTTCTAGCCCTGTGCTTTTTTATACCGGTAGCGAGTTTTTTAAATCTGCTTATTTGGGACTGAAAAACAAAAGAGTAGGTATGGATTTAAGTGTAGCTGTCGGGGCTAGCATGGCGTATTTTTACTCAGTTTATGCGATGCTTTCACGCAGTGGCGAAGTATATTTTGATAGTGTAGCGATGATAATCACCTTTGTGTTTATAGGGAAATTTTTAGAGGTTATAAGCAAGAAAAGAGCTATTGATAACTTAGATAGTTTAAGCGGTATGCTAGTTAGTGAAGTTAGCGTGAAAAATGGTGATGATTATGAACTAAAAAGCGTCAATGATGTAAAAATAGGCGATATCTTAGCTTTGCGTCAGTCAGAAAGAGTTCAGATAGATGGTGTTGTAAAAAGTGGAGTTGGGAGCTTTGATTATTCGAGTTTGAGTGGTGAGAGCTTACCTGTGCTTTTAAAAAGTGGTGATGAGATAATAAGCGGGGCGATATGTGTAGATGGAGCTTTGGAGTATGAAGCAAAGAAAACTTTTGAAAGTTCTATGCTTAGTAAAATCATCTCTTTGCTTGAAAATGCAAGTTTTAAAAAGCCACGCATCGAAGAGTTTGCAAATCAAATTTCGGGTAAATTTTCTATTGTAATTTTGCTTTTAGGAATGCTTACATTTATATTTTGGAGCTTTAACTCTAGTGTGTCAAATGCAGTAATCATCGCTGTTTCTGTTATAATCATCGCTTGTCCTTGTGCTCTTAGCTTAGCTACGCCAGTAGCTAGCTTGATAGGTCTTGGGGTGAGCTTGAAAAAAGGTGTGATATTTAAAGAAGCAAGGATATTAGAGAGTTTAGCAAAGTGCAAATGTATAGTTTTTGATAAAACTGGCACTCTTACCAAAGCCAAACTGACTTTGGTAAAAGCTACTAAATTTGAAGAATTTGATGAAAATTTGCTTTATTCTTTGCTTAGTGTCTCTACTCATCCAGTAAGCGTTGCACTTAAAAGCTCATTAGAAGGGAAAATTTACCCTTTACAAGAGGTGCAAAATGTATTGGCTCGTGGAGTAAAAGCTAAATTTAATGGTATTAGCTTAGTTGGTGGAAGTAGTGAGTTTATGCGTGAGCTTGGAATTTATGCAGATTTTAGTGATGCGAATTATTGTTTTGCGATAAATGGTAGAGTGGTTGCTTTGTTTGAGCTAGAAGATGAGCTAAAAAGTGATGCAAAAGATGTTATAACAAAGCTGATAGATAGCGGTTTTAAGGTCGTTATGCTGACTGGAGATGATAAAAAAGTAGCTAAAAAAGTAGCTAAAACACTTGGTATAGATGAGTTTTATGCTGGAGTTGATCCTATTAGAAAATCTGCTATCATAAAAGAGTTAAATTTAAATATGCCTACTGTTATGGTAGGAGATGGTATAAATGACAGCGTTGCGCTGAGCCTGGCAAGTGTGGGTATATGCCTTGGAAGTGGCGCTGCTATCAGCGTAGAAAAAAGCGATGTTATCTTGCTAAATGATAATCTAAGTAGCCTAAAAGATGCCATAGATATCTCTAGATATACATTTAAAGCTATTAAACAAAATCTCGCTTTTTCGCTTATTTATAACGCTATAACCGTGCCTCTAGCTATGGCAGGGTTCATCATACCGCTATTTGCTGCACTTTCTATGTCTTTTAGCTCGGTAATAGTTGTTTTAAACTCATCTAAGATCAAATTTAAAGGTTAA
- a CDS encoding aldo/keto reductase, which produces MQTRREFISNLVKFSGGLALMNSNLFATNKPQIPSVNLNNGVKMPILGYGTYDLSDTTKCVLDALSVGYRLIDTAQMYGNEGEVGEALRISKVPLQELFITTKLSQNMSYKETLKSINVALKKLKLEYIDLLLIHGAYSSSKQMYKAMEELYENGILRAIGISNFTTKKYVDFVKDVKITPMINQMETHVFFMQKELRAVMKDTRLEAWSPFANGKNGYFSNLVLDKIAKKHGKTIAQIGLRYLIQNGIIAIPKTSKKSRMIENIDIFDFSLDDEDLTKISHLDTNKSLFGWY; this is translated from the coding sequence ATGCAAACAAGAAGAGAATTTATATCAAATTTAGTCAAATTTAGCGGAGGATTAGCGCTTATGAACTCAAATTTATTTGCTACAAACAAACCACAAATTCCAAGCGTAAATTTAAACAATGGCGTAAAAATGCCTATTTTAGGCTATGGGACATATGATTTAAGCGATACTACCAAATGCGTTTTAGACGCGCTAAGCGTAGGATATAGGCTTATAGACACAGCCCAAATGTATGGCAATGAAGGAGAGGTAGGAGAAGCTTTGCGCATAAGCAAAGTGCCATTACAAGAGCTCTTCATCACTACAAAACTATCACAAAATATGAGCTATAAAGAGACTTTAAAGTCCATAAATGTAGCCCTTAAAAAGCTTAAGCTCGAGTATATAGACCTACTTCTTATACACGGGGCATATTCTAGCTCAAAACAGATGTATAAAGCTATGGAAGAGCTCTATGAAAACGGCATTTTGAGGGCTATCGGGATTTCAAATTTTACCACTAAAAAATATGTTGATTTTGTAAAAGATGTCAAAATAACGCCTATGATAAACCAAATGGAAACTCATGTGTTTTTTATGCAAAAAGAGCTAAGAGCAGTCATGAAAGATACGCGTTTAGAGGCCTGGAGTCCTTTTGCAAACGGCAAAAACGGGTATTTTTCAAATCTTGTTTTAGACAAAATTGCTAAAAAACATGGTAAAACTATAGCACAAATCGGGCTTAGATACTTGATACAAAACGGCATCATCGCTATCCCAAAAACCAGCAAAAAAAGCAGAATGATAGAAAATATAGATATTTTTGATTTTAGTCTTGATGATGAAGATTTAACTAAAATTTCACACTTAGATACAAACAAATCATTATTTGGATGGTACTAA
- the rho gene encoding transcription termination factor Rho yields MENKDNVKEQSYNAGNNKKQHSRTHIPVDGYKIEELRQLDLNNLVAIADEVGVENPREFRRQELVFEILKAQTKQGGFILFTGILEIVPDGYGFLRATDANLSDSANDTYVSLSQIKKFALRVGDIITGQVREPREQEKYYALLKIEAINYKSIQEAKERPLFDNLTPIFPTQKLKLEYDPMKLTGRVLDLFTPIGKGQRGLIVAPPRTGKTELMKELAHGIARNHPEVELIVLLIDERPEEVTDMERSVRGEVFSSTFDLPALNHVRVAELVIEKAKRLVEMGKDVVILLDSITRLARAYNTATPSSGKVLSGGVDANALHKPKRFFGAARNIENGGSLTIVATALIDTGSRMDDVIFEEFKGTGNSEIVLDRNISDRRIYPAINILKSGTRKDELLQGPDKLGKIWAIRNIIATMEDVEALKFLYSKMLKTASNEELLGSMND; encoded by the coding sequence ATGGAAAATAAAGACAATGTCAAAGAGCAATCCTACAACGCAGGGAACAATAAAAAGCAACATTCGCGTACTCACATTCCAGTTGATGGATACAAAATCGAAGAATTAAGACAACTCGACCTTAACAACCTAGTAGCCATAGCAGACGAAGTAGGAGTGGAAAATCCACGCGAATTTCGCCGTCAAGAGCTTGTATTTGAGATACTAAAAGCACAAACAAAACAAGGTGGTTTTATACTATTTACAGGTATTTTAGAAATAGTTCCAGACGGATATGGATTTTTAAGGGCAACAGATGCAAATTTAAGCGACTCGGCAAATGACACATACGTAAGTCTTAGCCAAATCAAAAAATTTGCTCTTCGTGTCGGAGATATCATAACAGGACAAGTTAGAGAGCCAAGAGAACAGGAAAAATATTACGCTCTTTTAAAAATAGAAGCTATAAATTATAAATCTATTCAAGAAGCCAAAGAAAGACCGCTATTTGACAACCTAACACCGATTTTTCCAACTCAAAAATTGAAATTAGAATATGATCCTATGAAGCTAACTGGACGCGTTTTAGACCTTTTTACGCCGATAGGAAAAGGACAGCGCGGACTCATAGTCGCTCCTCCAAGAACAGGTAAAACCGAACTTATGAAAGAACTAGCTCACGGGATAGCTAGAAATCATCCAGAAGTTGAGCTCATAGTTCTTCTTATAGATGAGCGTCCAGAAGAAGTTACTGATATGGAACGCTCAGTTAGAGGAGAGGTATTTAGCTCGACTTTTGACTTGCCTGCGCTAAATCACGTAAGGGTAGCTGAGCTTGTTATAGAAAAAGCAAAACGTTTAGTAGAAATGGGTAAAGATGTAGTAATCTTGCTTGATAGTATCACTCGTTTGGCTCGTGCTTATAACACTGCAACTCCAAGTAGTGGTAAAGTATTAAGTGGTGGCGTAGATGCAAACGCTTTACATAAACCAAAAAGATTTTTCGGTGCAGCAAGAAATATAGAAAATGGAGGAAGCCTAACCATAGTCGCAACAGCTCTAATAGACACCGGCTCACGTATGGATGACGTGATATTTGAAGAGTTTAAGGGTACTGGAAATAGCGAGATAGTATTAGATAGGAACATCAGCGATAGGAGAATTTATCCAGCTATCAACATCTTAAAATCAGGTACTAGAAAAGACGAACTTCTTCAAGGTCCAGACAAATTAGGCAAAATTTGGGCTATAAGAAATATCATAGCAACAATGGAAGATGTAGAAGCGCTCAAATTCTTATACTCAAAAATGCTTAAAACCGCTAGCAACGAAGAGCTTCTTGGAAGTATGAACGATTAG